Genomic DNA from Acidimicrobiales bacterium:
CAACCTCGACTTCCAACCGTGGGAGCGACTGGCGGCCAGCTCCTTCGAGGTCACCGACACCGGCGTGGCCACCTCGCGCACGATGACGATCCCCGACGGTCGTCACCTGCACACGACCACCGAGACGATCCTTCCCGGCGTTCGCGGCGTGTCGAACCCGTTCGGCGATCCGGGGCCCACGGATTCACTCGGTTTCGTGGTTCCCGTCGACGACACCCACTTCAAGATCTTCACGATCCTGCGGGGCGCCGACCGCACGTTCTTCGAGCGGGTCGCGTCCATGCGACGAGCCGAGCCGACACTCGAGGGCGCCCAGCGCTATCCGGGTGACTGGGAGGCCCAGGGCAGCCAGGGCGAGATCACGCTCCACTCCGAGGAGCACCTCGCCAGCTCCGACCGAGGCATCCGCATGCTCCGACGCCTGTTCCGATCGCAGATCGAAGTGATCACCAACGGCGGCGATCCGATCAACGTCGCCTTCGAGCCCGGTCAGGAGATGGTCCAGACCCAATGTGGCCAGTACTTCGTCGAGGACCAGGGAGCGTGAGCGCTGGCGATACCGCCGGTCAACGGAGGTCGAGCACGAAGATCGGGTGGTTGTCGGCGATCGCCTCGAGCTCAGCATCGGTCGCGTCGGGCCCGACACCCTCGAAGAATCTACCCACCTCGAACTTCCACTTGGTGAGATAGGGCCGGAGCACCCGGGCCTTCTCGCTCGGGTCGACGAGCTCCGACGCTTCGAACTTCTGGGTGCGCCGACCGACAACGAGCTCGCCGGCGCCGGCGGCACGAAGGTTGCGGACCCACTGCGTGGTCCCGCGCGGGGCGACCAGGTACCAGGTGCCGTCGATCTGGATCGGATTGACCGGCACCGAGCGAATCTCACCCGAGGTTCGGCCCACGACCCGAAGCTCACGCGAACCCCACACCGAGATGCCCCGGCGAGTGAGCCAGCGAACGAGCGGGTTGAACACCTTGCGAGTGAAGAGGTCGGGGGCGAGATAGCGATCGGCGTGCGAGTTGGCGTTCATCATGACTCCAGGTGGCGAGAGTTTCCGTTACGAGAGCAGTGATCTCGCAAGAGAGCATGCGCCTCCTTCCGTCGATTGTCAAGAGCAGTGCTCTCGTTTTAGTTCATCGCTCCGCCAGGTGAGGTGAAGAGGGCGCGGCACTTCCCCGAGAAGCGTGATCAGGCACCGAGTGCTGCGAGCAGCTGCGACCGGTGATCGAGCATCCATGCCGCAGCCCGAGTGCGCCACGTGATCGCCCACAGCACAGGGAATCCTTCGAGGTCCGGGCTCGGCGTGTCGGGGCCGATCCGCCCGACGACGGCCTCCTCGCGCGCACTGCGTATGGCGAACTCGATCATCATGTCGACGAGGGCCGGACGCGCTGCACGCTCCAGTCCGTAGCCGTCGAGGAAGGTGACGAGCTGAGCGATCCGCTCGGCCGGGCTGCCGAGGTTGTTGCGTTCCGCGACGTCGTCGTCGTGGAGTTGGGCATTGAGCCAACCCGCTTGGGCCAGTTCCCACAAGGCGTCGACCGGGCCTGCGTTGTCCCAATCGATGAACGCCACCGTCATTCCCTCTCGGGCGATGATGTTCCACGGACCGAGGTCGCCGTGGCCCAGCACTGGCCGCGCCCCGGGCAGGTCGCGAGCGAACGAGGCTCGCCACCGCGGGTCCGGCCCCGGATCGAAGCTGGCGGCGATGTCGTGGAGTCGGCGAAGGGTGTGGCCGATCTGCCCGATCGCTTCTCTGGTCCACGGTGCTGGCTGGGGACTGCGCCCCTCGACGTATTCGAGCTTCTCCCGTCCGTCAGCTGCGAAGCCGTCGCCGACAGGCCGCGGCGCGGCACCGAATCCGTGTGCGTCGAGGTGTGCGAGCAGCCGAATGACGGTGGCACTCTGCGGGCCCGCCGCACGCAGCACCGTGCTGCCGCTCCGGTGAACCGAGGTCTGCCACTGTTCTCCGAGCTCGTGCTCTCGATCAGCAGCCATCGGACCAGTGTCTCACTCACGAGTGAGGCCCGAACACCCTTTCGATGACTCAGCCCGCCGCCGGGCGTCGTTCGGCCCCGTTCACCGGCACCACCCGCCAGCCGTCGATCTTCGCCTCAGGGCGGCAGAGCGCGACCACGCAACCGCCGAATCCGCCACCGGTCATCCGAGCACCGAAGACGTCGGGATTGGCGAGCAGCTCATCGACGGCGGCATCCATCGCCGTGGTCGAGACGGCATAGTCGTCGCGCAGGCTCCGGTGACTCGCGGCCATCAGCGCTCCGGCAACGGCGTAATCGCCGTTCGCCAAGGCCACGGCGAAGTCGCGCACCCGCTGGTTCTCGGTGACCACGTGTCGCGCCCGCCGCTCGATCGTCGGATCTCCGATCGTGGCGACGCCGTCGAGGCTGGCGAGGCGGAGCGGGCCGACGAGCTCTTCGGCTCGCGCGCACTCGTGGACCCGATCTGCGTAGCCGGAGCCCTCCAGCGTCCGGTGGGCGACGAATCGCACGGCGATCGCGACCTCGTCGGGAACCGGGACCTGGGTGACGTCGCAGGTGTGGCAGTCGATCATCGTGGCATGGCCTTTGGTCGCCGCTGCGATGCAGAGCTGGTCCATGATCCCGCTCGGCACTCCGGTCGCTCGATGCTCGGCGCGCTGGGCCAACTGGGCCAGCTCGAGCGGTGTGCCGTCGAAGCCGACGGCCAGCGCGACGGCGATCTCGAGCGCCGCCGATGACGACAACCCGGCTCCCACCGGAATCGTCGTGGTCACCTCACCGTCGATGCCGACGGCGCCATCGACCTCGGCAGCCACCGCTGCGACGAAACGGCCCCACGCCGGCAGCGAGTCGATCTCGCCGCCTGCATCGGGAGCGAGATCGA
This window encodes:
- a CDS encoding nitroreductase/quinone reductase family protein, producing the protein MMNANSHADRYLAPDLFTRKVFNPLVRWLTRRGISVWGSRELRVVGRTSGEIRSVPVNPIQIDGTWYLVAPRGTTQWVRNLRAAGAGELVVGRRTQKFEASELVDPSEKARVLRPYLTKWKFEVGRFFEGVGPDATDAELEAIADNHPIFVLDLR
- a CDS encoding phosphotransferase codes for the protein MAADREHELGEQWQTSVHRSGSTVLRAAGPQSATVIRLLAHLDAHGFGAAPRPVGDGFAADGREKLEYVEGRSPQPAPWTREAIGQIGHTLRRLHDIAASFDPGPDPRWRASFARDLPGARPVLGHGDLGPWNIIAREGMTVAFIDWDNAGPVDALWELAQAGWLNAQLHDDDVAERNNLGSPAERIAQLVTFLDGYGLERAARPALVDMMIEFAIRSAREEAVVGRIGPDTPSPDLEGFPVLWAITWRTRAAAWMLDHRSQLLAALGA
- a CDS encoding galactokinase family protein, with protein sequence MSQNGSQRVQVLAPGRVNLIGDHTDYTGGLVFPMAIDRWTEITGVVSDRIRLRSDVETEPVDLAPDAGGEIDSLPAWGRFVAAVAAEVDGAVGIDGEVTTTIPVGAGLSSSAALEIAVALAVGFDGTPLELAQLAQRAEHRATGVPSGIMDQLCIAAATKGHATMIDCHTCDVTQVPVPDEVAIAVRFVAHRTLEGSGYADRVHECARAEELVGPLRLASLDGVATIGDPTIERRARHVVTENQRVRDFAVALANGDYAVAGALMAASHRSLRDDYAVSTTAMDAAVDELLANPDVFGARMTGGGFGGCVVALCRPEAKIDGWRVVPVNGAERRPAAG